In Tursiops truncatus isolate mTurTru1 chromosome X, mTurTru1.mat.Y, whole genome shotgun sequence, the following proteins share a genomic window:
- the EIF2S3 gene encoding eukaryotic translation initiation factor 2 subunit 3 isoform X1, giving the protein MAGGEAGVTLGQPHLSRQDLNTLDVTKLTPLSHEVISRQATINIGTIGHVAHGKSTVVKAISGVHTVRFKNELERNITIKLGYANAKIYKLDDPSCPRPECYRSCGSSTPDEFPTDIPGTKGNFKLVRHVSFVDCPGHDILMATMLNGAAVMDAALLLIAGNESCPQPQTSEHLAAIEIMKLKHILILQNKIDLVKESQAKEQYEQILAFVQGTVAEGAPIIPISAQLKYNIEVVCEYIVKKIPVPPRDFTSEPRLIVIRSFDVNKPGCEVDDLKGGVAGGSILKGVLKVGQEIEVRPGIVSKDSEGKLMCKPIFSKIVSLFAEHNDLQYAAPGGLIGVGTKIDPTLCRADRMVGQVLGAVGALPEIFTELEISYFLLRRLLGVRTEGDKKAAKVQKLSKNEVLMVNIGSLSTGGRVSAVKADLGKIVLTNPVCTEVGEKIALSRRVEKHWRLIGWGQIRRGVTIKPTVDDD; this is encoded by the exons ATGGCGGGGGGCGAGGCTGGTGTGACTTTAGGGCAGCCGCACCTGTCTCGGCAAGATCTCAACACTTTG GATGTTACCAAGTTGACGCCACTTTCACATGAAGTTATCAGCAGACAGGCCACAATTAATATAG GTACAATTGGTCATGTAGCTCATGGGAAGTCTACGGTTGTAAAAGCTATTTCTGGAGTTCACACTGTCAGGTTCAAAAATGAACTAGAAAGAAATATTACAATCAAACTTGGCTATGCTAATGCTAAG ATTTATAAACTTGACGACCCAAGTTGTCCTCGGCCAGAATGTTACAGATCCTGTGGAAGTAGTACACCCGATGAGTTTCCTACAGATATTCCAGGGACCAAAGGGAACTTCAAATTAGTCAG ACATGTTTCCTTTGTTGACTGTCCTGGCCACGATATTTTGATGGCTACTATGCTGAATGGTGCCGCAGTGATGGATGCAGCTCTTCTGTTGATAG CTGGTAATGAGTCTTGTCCTCAGCCCCAGACTTCTGAACACCTGGCTGCTATAGAAATCATGAAACTGAAGCATATTTTgattctacaaaataaaattgatttggtAAAAGAAAGCCAGGCTAAAGAACAGTATGAACAGATCCTTGCATTTGTACAAG GTACAGTAGCAGAAGGAGCTCCTATTATTCCAATTTCTGCTCAGCTAAAATACAATATTGAAGTTGTCTGTGAGTACATAGTAAAGAAAATTCCAGTACCCCCAAGAGACTTTACTTCAGAACCCCGACTTATTG ttattaGATCCTTTGATGTCAACAAACCTGGCTGTGAAGTTGATGACCTTAAGGGGGGTGTAGCTGGTGGTAGTATTCTAAAAGGAGTATTAAAG gTGGGCCAGGAGATAGAAGTCAGACCTGGTATTGTTTCCAAAGACAGTGAAGGAAAGCTCATGTGTAAACCCATCTTTTCCAAAATTGTATCACTTTTCGCAGAGCATAATGATCTTCAGTATGCTGCTCCAGGAGGTCTTATTG GAGTTGGAACGAAAATTGACCCCACTTTGTGCCGAGCTGACAGAATGGTGGGGCAGGTACTTGGTGCAGTTGGAGCTTTACCTGAGATCTTCACAGAACTGGAAATTTCCTATTTCCTGCTTAGACGGCTTCTAGGTGTACGCACTGAAGGAGACAAGAAAGCAGCAAAA GTGCAAAAGCTGTCTAAGAATGAAGTGCTTATGGTGAACATAGGATCCCTGTCGACAGGAGGAAGAGTTAGTGCAGTCAAGGCTGATTTGGGCAAAATTGTTTTAACTAATCCTGTGTGCACAGAAGTAGGAGAAAAAATTGCACTTAGCCGAagagttgagaaacactggcG tttAATTGGTTGGGGTCAAATAAGAAGAGGAGTGACAATCAAGCCAACAGTAGATGATGactga
- the EIF2S3 gene encoding eukaryotic translation initiation factor 2 subunit 3 isoform X2, which translates to MAGGEAGVTLGQPHLSRQDLNTLDVTKLTPLSHEVISRQATINIGTIGHVAHGKSTVVKAISGVHTVRFKNELERNITIKLGYANAKIYKLDDPSCPRPECYRSCGSSTPDEFPTDIPGTKGNFKLVRHVSFVDCPGHDILMATMLNGAAVMDAALLLIAGNESCPQPQTSEHLAAIEIMKLKHILILQNKIDLVKESQAKEQYEQILAFVQGTVAEGAPIIPISAQLKYNIEVVCEYIVKKIPVPPRDFTSEPRLIVIRSFDVNKPGCEVDDLKGGVAGGSILKGVLKVGQEIEVRPGIVSKDSEGKLMCKPIFSKIVSLFAEHNDLQYAAPGGLIGVGTKIDPTLCRADRMVGQVLGAVGALPEIFTELEISYFLLRRLLGVRTEGDKKAAKFNWLGSNKKRSDNQANSR; encoded by the exons ATGGCGGGGGGCGAGGCTGGTGTGACTTTAGGGCAGCCGCACCTGTCTCGGCAAGATCTCAACACTTTG GATGTTACCAAGTTGACGCCACTTTCACATGAAGTTATCAGCAGACAGGCCACAATTAATATAG GTACAATTGGTCATGTAGCTCATGGGAAGTCTACGGTTGTAAAAGCTATTTCTGGAGTTCACACTGTCAGGTTCAAAAATGAACTAGAAAGAAATATTACAATCAAACTTGGCTATGCTAATGCTAAG ATTTATAAACTTGACGACCCAAGTTGTCCTCGGCCAGAATGTTACAGATCCTGTGGAAGTAGTACACCCGATGAGTTTCCTACAGATATTCCAGGGACCAAAGGGAACTTCAAATTAGTCAG ACATGTTTCCTTTGTTGACTGTCCTGGCCACGATATTTTGATGGCTACTATGCTGAATGGTGCCGCAGTGATGGATGCAGCTCTTCTGTTGATAG CTGGTAATGAGTCTTGTCCTCAGCCCCAGACTTCTGAACACCTGGCTGCTATAGAAATCATGAAACTGAAGCATATTTTgattctacaaaataaaattgatttggtAAAAGAAAGCCAGGCTAAAGAACAGTATGAACAGATCCTTGCATTTGTACAAG GTACAGTAGCAGAAGGAGCTCCTATTATTCCAATTTCTGCTCAGCTAAAATACAATATTGAAGTTGTCTGTGAGTACATAGTAAAGAAAATTCCAGTACCCCCAAGAGACTTTACTTCAGAACCCCGACTTATTG ttattaGATCCTTTGATGTCAACAAACCTGGCTGTGAAGTTGATGACCTTAAGGGGGGTGTAGCTGGTGGTAGTATTCTAAAAGGAGTATTAAAG gTGGGCCAGGAGATAGAAGTCAGACCTGGTATTGTTTCCAAAGACAGTGAAGGAAAGCTCATGTGTAAACCCATCTTTTCCAAAATTGTATCACTTTTCGCAGAGCATAATGATCTTCAGTATGCTGCTCCAGGAGGTCTTATTG GAGTTGGAACGAAAATTGACCCCACTTTGTGCCGAGCTGACAGAATGGTGGGGCAGGTACTTGGTGCAGTTGGAGCTTTACCTGAGATCTTCACAGAACTGGAAATTTCCTATTTCCTGCTTAGACGGCTTCTAGGTGTACGCACTGAAGGAGACAAGAAAGCAGCAAAA tttAATTGGTTGGGGTCAAATAAGAAGAGGAGTGACAATCAAGCCAACAGTAGATGA